The following are encoded in a window of Shewanella psychrotolerans genomic DNA:
- a CDS encoding methyl-accepting chemotaxis protein: MDAMNSSNLKTNSMPIIGLMLSVLAAGLAFTQQPSLWIGATQLIAIAFIAVGIQKESQIKRRFQQGFSELLTAVEAKTPPSFSHIDLPHWSQLTEALTELWQTNSTNKAPAQALEICQANVMLADPQGNITFFNQSLRKTLQDAEEDIRQAFSSFNVKDLVGTNMDIFHKHPSHQQQLIANLKQPHSALISVGTRTFSLIASPVFDDNQQRIATVVEWEDKTEQLAKEVIEQQLAEENSRIKQALDVCKANVMVADANYDIIYLNDSVFEMLKENESTLQQSLPKFATATLIGSNIDIFHKDPSHQRKMLDMLTTSYNASINVAGLDFTLIATPVFENGTRTGTVVEWQDVTAKLAQEAKERQLAAENARIRQALDNVSSNTMVADADLNIIYMNTAVSNMFKHAQQDIVKDLPDFDANNLIGVNIDRFHKKPSHQRNLLGSLSSTYTSQLKVGGRTFQVVANPITDDNGKSIGTVVEWADRTAEVAIEQEIDSIISAATTGDLSGRISTEGKEGFFLNLSNGLNRLVGIADNVIGDVVNMFDGLACGDLTRQINGEYHGQFGKLQQDANATVSKLTEVLGGINQSANTVTSGAEEIAQGNADLSQRTEEQAASLEQTASSMEQMTATVTQSAQNATIANELAQEANTKAEHGGKVVEQAVTAMEAINDSSKRIADIIGVIDEIAFQTNLLALNAAVEAARAGEQGRGFAVVAGEVRNLAQRSAGAAKEIKELIRDSVNKVTDGTNLVNQSGETLADIVQAVTKVADMISQISIASDQQSSGIQEVNKAVSQMDEMTQQNAALVEQVSAAGDAMAEQARNMKAQLEFFQTKELSHSGITTAPLALVAGDSHGKLKISDEEWTEF; this comes from the coding sequence ATGGATGCTATGAACTCGAGTAATCTCAAAACTAACAGCATGCCAATTATCGGACTGATGCTCAGCGTGCTGGCTGCAGGCTTGGCATTCACACAACAACCCTCCTTATGGATTGGCGCAACTCAATTGATCGCGATAGCATTTATTGCTGTAGGGATTCAAAAAGAGAGTCAGATCAAACGTCGTTTTCAACAAGGATTCAGCGAACTCCTTACCGCTGTCGAGGCGAAAACGCCCCCGTCGTTTTCACATATTGATCTCCCTCATTGGAGTCAATTAACCGAAGCATTAACCGAGCTTTGGCAAACCAACAGCACCAATAAGGCGCCAGCCCAAGCACTAGAGATATGCCAAGCAAATGTCATGCTCGCCGATCCTCAAGGCAATATTACCTTCTTTAATCAATCACTACGAAAAACATTACAAGACGCTGAAGAGGATATAAGGCAAGCATTCTCTTCTTTTAATGTAAAAGATTTAGTGGGAACCAATATGGATATTTTCCATAAGCATCCCTCTCATCAACAACAGCTCATCGCCAATTTAAAGCAGCCACACTCGGCACTAATCAGTGTGGGAACTCGTACATTTTCACTTATTGCCTCACCCGTATTTGATGATAACCAGCAACGAATAGCCACTGTAGTCGAGTGGGAAGATAAAACCGAACAACTCGCCAAAGAAGTTATCGAGCAACAACTCGCAGAAGAGAACAGCCGCATTAAACAAGCTCTCGATGTATGTAAGGCTAACGTAATGGTTGCCGACGCAAACTACGACATCATTTACCTTAATGACTCCGTTTTCGAGATGCTCAAAGAAAACGAATCGACCTTACAGCAAAGCCTTCCAAAATTTGCCACCGCCACATTAATTGGCAGCAATATCGACATTTTCCATAAAGATCCATCTCATCAACGCAAAATGCTCGACATGCTAACAACCAGCTACAACGCTAGCATCAACGTAGCAGGATTAGACTTTACCTTAATCGCGACACCTGTTTTTGAAAATGGCACACGTACAGGCACCGTTGTCGAATGGCAAGATGTTACAGCCAAACTGGCACAAGAAGCTAAAGAACGACAACTCGCTGCAGAGAATGCGCGGATCAGACAAGCGTTAGATAATGTCTCATCAAATACGATGGTTGCCGATGCAGACCTGAACATCATCTACATGAATACTGCGGTAAGTAATATGTTCAAACATGCACAGCAGGATATTGTTAAAGATTTACCAGACTTCGATGCCAACAATCTCATTGGCGTCAATATCGATAGATTCCATAAAAAACCAAGTCACCAGCGTAACCTATTAGGCTCTCTTTCCTCGACCTACACCAGCCAACTAAAAGTGGGCGGCAGAACATTCCAAGTAGTGGCTAACCCCATTACCGACGACAATGGTAAGAGTATAGGAACCGTTGTGGAATGGGCCGATAGAACTGCCGAAGTCGCCATAGAACAAGAGATTGATTCAATTATCTCCGCCGCGACTACGGGTGATCTATCAGGACGCATTAGCACAGAGGGCAAAGAAGGCTTTTTCCTCAATCTATCTAATGGGCTCAACCGCTTAGTGGGCATTGCCGATAACGTTATTGGTGATGTCGTTAACATGTTCGATGGCCTCGCCTGCGGTGATCTCACCAGACAGATTAATGGTGAATATCATGGCCAATTTGGCAAGTTACAACAGGATGCAAATGCGACAGTATCAAAACTGACCGAAGTGCTCGGTGGCATAAATCAATCGGCCAATACCGTAACCTCTGGTGCAGAAGAGATAGCTCAAGGCAACGCCGATCTCAGTCAGCGTACCGAGGAACAAGCGGCCTCACTCGAACAAACTGCATCAAGCATGGAACAGATGACAGCCACCGTAACCCAAAGTGCACAAAATGCCACCATCGCAAATGAACTCGCACAAGAGGCAAATACCAAAGCCGAGCATGGGGGCAAAGTCGTTGAGCAAGCCGTTACGGCGATGGAGGCGATAAATGATTCCAGTAAACGCATCGCCGATATCATAGGTGTTATTGATGAAATAGCATTTCAAACCAATCTTCTCGCTCTTAACGCTGCAGTTGAAGCCGCTCGAGCAGGTGAACAAGGCAGAGGCTTCGCTGTTGTTGCTGGCGAAGTGAGAAACCTAGCACAACGCAGTGCGGGAGCGGCAAAAGAGATTAAAGAGTTGATTAGAGATAGCGTAAACAAAGTCACCGACGGTACAAATTTGGTGAATCAATCGGGTGAAACCTTAGCCGATATCGTCCAAGCGGTAACGAAAGTAGCCGATATGATTAGTCAAATTAGCATCGCTTCCGATCAACAATCTTCTGGCATCCAAGAGGTTAATAAGGCTGTGTCTCAAATGGATGAAATGACTCAACAAAATGCAGCCTTAGTCGAACAGGTTTCAGCGGCAGGTGATGCTATGGCAGAGCAGGCAAGAAACATGAAAGCTCAATTGGAGTTCTTCCAAACCAAAGAGCTCAGTCACTCAGGTATCACCACCGCACCGCTAGCCTTAGTTGCAGGCGATAGCCATGGAAAATTGAAAATTAGCGATGAAGAGTGGACTGAATTTTAA